The following proteins are encoded in a genomic region of Rhinolophus ferrumequinum isolate MPI-CBG mRhiFer1 chromosome 17, mRhiFer1_v1.p, whole genome shotgun sequence:
- the CAMKV gene encoding caM kinase-like vesicle-associated protein: MPFGCVTLGDKKNYNQPSEVTDRYDLGQVIKTEEFCEIFRAKDKTTGKLHTCKKFQKRDGRKVRKAAKNEIGILKMVKHPNILQLVDVFVTRKEYFIFLELATGREVFDWILDQGYYSERDTSNVVRQVLEAVAYLHSLKIVHRNLKLENLVYYNRLKNSKIVISDFHLAKLENGLIKEPCGTPEYLAPEVVGRQRYGRPVDCWAIGVIMYILLSGNPPFYEEVEEDDYENHDKNLFRKILAGDYEFDSPYWDDISQAAKDLVTRLMEVEQDQRITAEEAISHEWISGNAASDKNIKDGVCAQIEKNFARAKWKKAVRVTTLMKRLRAPEQSSTAAAQSAPATDTATPGAAGGATAASGAAPALGGSATSATTGDAALAAKSDNVVPADRSATPATDGSTTPATDGSVTPATDGSMTPATDGSVTPATDRSATPATDGRATPATEESTVPTTQSSATPATKAAATPEPAVAQPDSIAPGGTTGQAPLSSKGEEAAGSAQESRREETS, from the exons ATGCCGTTTGGGTGTGTGACTCTGGGCGACAAGAAGAACTATAACCAGCCGTCGGAGGTGACTGACAGATATGATTTGGGACAGGTCATCAAGAC TGAGGAGTTCTGTGAGATCTTCCGGGCCAAAGATAAGACGACGGGCAAGCTGCACACCTGCAAGAAGTTCCAGAAGCGGGACGGCCGCAAGGTGCGGAAGGCGGCTAAGAACGAGATAGGCATCCTCAAGAT GGTAAAACATCCCAACATCTTGCAACTGGTGGACGTGTTTGTGACCCGCAAGGAGTACTTCATCTTCCTGGAGCT GGCCACGGGGAGGGAGGTGTTTGACTGGATCCTGGACCAGGGCTACTACTCGGAACGAGACACGAGCAATGTGGTGCGGCAGGTCCTGGAGGCCGTGGCCTACCTGCACTCACTCAAGATTGTGCACAGGAACCTCAAG CTGGAGAACCTGGTTTATTACAACCGGCTGAAGAACTCAAAGATTGTCATCAGCGACTTCCACCTGGCTAAGCTAGAGAATGGCCTCATCAAGGAGCCCTGTGGGACCCCCGAGTACCTTG CCCCGGAGGTTGTAGGCCGGCAGCGGTACGGACGCCCTGTAGACTGCTGGGCCATTGGAGTTATCATGTACATCCT GCTTTCAGGGAACCCACCTTTCTATGAGGAGGTAGAGGAAGATGACTACGAAAACCATGACAAGAATCTCTTCCGCAAGATCCTGGCGGGCGACTATGAGTTTGACTCTCCATACTGGGATGACATTTCACAGGCGG cCAAAGACCTGGTCACAAGGCTGATGGAGGTGGAGCAAGACCAGCGTATCACTGCGGAAGAGGCCATCTCCCATGAGTG GATTTCTGGCAATGCTGCTTCTGATAAGAACATCAAGGATGGTGTCTGTGCCCAAATTGAAAAGAACTTTGCCAGGGCTAAATGGAAG AAAGCTGTCCGAGTGACCACCCTTATGAAACGGCTTCGGGCACCAGAGCAGTCCAGTACAGCTGCAGCCCAGTCTGCCCCAGCCACAGACACTGCCACTCCTGGGGCTGCGGGTGGGGCCACAGCTGCAAGTGGAGCTGCCCCAGCCCTTGGGGGCAGTGCCACCTCAGCCACAACAGGTGATGCTGCTCTTGCTGCAAAGAGCGATAATGTAGTCCCCGCAGACCGTAGTGCAACCCCAGCCACAGATGGCAGTACCACCCCAGCCACCGACGGGAGTGTCACCCCAGCCACCGACGGGAGTATGACCCCAGCCACCGACGGGAGTGTCACCCCAGCCACTGACAGGAGTGCTACTCCAGCCACTGATGGGAGAGCCACGCCAGCCACGGAAGAGAGCACTGTGCCCACCACCCAAAGCAGTGCCACACCAGCCACCAAGGCAGCTGCCACCCCTGAGCCGGCTGTGGCCCAGCCGGACAGCATAGCCCCAGGGGGCACAACAGGCCAGGCTCCACTCTCTAGTAAAGGGGAAGAGGCTGCTGGCTCTGCCCAGGAGTCTCGGAGGGAAGAGACCAGCTGA